Proteins encoded by one window of Gammaproteobacteria bacterium:
- a CDS encoding PHP domain-containing protein: MKIDLHTHTYYSDGVLSPAELVQRAVEKQVDVLALTDHDTLMGIDEAILAAKSHAIRIIPGIEVSCLWREQTIHMIGLNVNMMHQPLREKLDGVMRDRQERAEQITKKLTKFGIPGVEEGVFRQVKGVPGRLHFARYLVSKGYATAPGKAFKQFLGRGKAGYFKSEWMSLADAAALIRDAGGLPVIAHPRRYDLTLKKTTTMLEEFKAAGGEGIEVATTNQNKSDQLLMSRLAIQLDLAMSIGSDFHEPCAYNELGKASFLIPVEGRLISDML, from the coding sequence ATGAAAATTGATCTCCATACCCATACCTATTACTCTGACGGTGTTTTATCCCCGGCGGAGCTCGTACAGCGCGCGGTTGAAAAACAAGTTGATGTCCTGGCTTTAACCGACCATGACACCTTAATGGGGATTGATGAAGCCATTCTTGCTGCAAAATCCCATGCTATTAGAATTATTCCTGGAATTGAGGTTTCATGTCTCTGGCGTGAGCAAACTATCCATATGATTGGGTTGAATGTAAATATGATGCATCAACCGCTACGTGAAAAGCTTGACGGCGTTATGCGTGATAGACAAGAACGTGCTGAACAAATCACTAAAAAACTAACTAAGTTTGGTATTCCTGGGGTCGAAGAGGGAGTCTTTAGGCAAGTAAAAGGCGTTCCAGGAAGATTACACTTCGCGCGTTACCTTGTGAGCAAAGGGTACGCGACTGCTCCAGGTAAAGCCTTCAAGCAATTTTTAGGTCGCGGCAAAGCTGGATATTTTAAAAGCGAATGGATGTCATTGGCCGATGCAGCGGCGTTGATTCGTGATGCCGGCGGGCTCCCCGTGATCGCTCATCCACGTCGCTATGACCTGACTTTGAAAAAAACTACCACTATGCTCGAAGAATTCAAAGCTGCAGGCGGCGAGGGCATTGAAGTTGCCACTACTAATCAAAACAAATCGGATCAACTATTAATGTCGCGATTAGCTATCCAGCTTGATTTAGCGATGTCTATTGGTTCAGATTTCCATGAGCCTTGCGCTTATAATGAGTTAGGTAAAGCCAGCTTTCTTATTCCGGTGGAGGGAAGGCTTATTTCAGATATGCTTTAA
- a CDS encoding septation protein A, producing MQIFYDLLPLFLFFIAYKFLGIYSATAVAIAATLAQVAYTRIRYKKYEIIQVVTCVMIVVFGGMTLILHNPIFIKWKPTMINWILAVVFLGSQYFGKKSIIERLLHEKIDAPQHVWKTLNTMWISFFLFIGTLNIIVAYNVDTDTWVNFKVFGMFGLTLVFGLIQTMYLSKHLKKPAKVIEKNHDNH from the coding sequence ATGCAAATTTTCTACGATTTACTGCCCTTATTCTTATTTTTCATCGCTTATAAGTTTTTAGGCATTTACTCCGCTACTGCAGTTGCCATCGCCGCAACTCTGGCGCAAGTTGCCTATACTCGAATTCGCTATAAAAAATATGAAATTATACAAGTGGTTACCTGTGTGATGATTGTTGTATTTGGCGGTATGACTCTGATTTTACACAATCCCATTTTTATTAAATGGAAACCAACCATGATTAACTGGATCTTAGCAGTTGTCTTCCTGGGCAGCCAATATTTTGGCAAAAAATCCATCATTGAACGCCTGCTGCATGAAAAAATCGATGCACCCCAACATGTTTGGAAAACTTTGAACACCATGTGGATCAGCTTTTTTCTTTTTATTGGCACATTAAACATTATCGTTGCTTACAATGTTGATACCGATACCTGGGTGAATTTCAAAGTATTTGGCATGTTCGGTTTAACTCTCGTATTTGGACTTATTCAAACGATGTATTTATCCAAACACTTAAAAAAACCAGCAAAAGTAATAGAAAAAAATCATGACAACCATTGA
- a CDS encoding BolA family transcriptional regulator, producing the protein MTTIELIRSRVTALLSPTHLEIVDDSHKHAGHAGNTGGGHFTLIITAEKLNGLSKLESHRLIYSAVNDLIPKEIHALSIKIMNKPVE; encoded by the coding sequence ATGACAACCATTGAGTTAATTCGATCACGCGTTACAGCATTATTGTCACCGACACACCTTGAAATTGTCGATGACAGTCATAAGCATGCCGGTCACGCCGGCAATACCGGCGGCGGTCACTTTACGTTAATTATTACTGCTGAAAAATTAAATGGCCTTTCGAAATTAGAAAGTCACCGCTTAATTTATTCAGCAGTCAATGATTTAATACCAAAAGAAATTCATGCGCTCTCCATTAAGATTATGAATAAGCCTGTCGAATAA
- the aroC gene encoding chorismate synthase — MPGNSFGNLFKLTSCGESHGPAYMAIIDGCPVGMPLCEQDIQPELDRRRPGQSQYTSQRREKDQVKIISGVFEGVTTGTPIGLFIENTDQRVSDYEDIKDKFRPGHADYTYFKKYGIRDYRGGGRASARETVLRVAAGAIAKKYLRETCGIEIKAVLSQVGSLHVTEHNTNELEKLITQLRRDGDSIGARVDVVATNVPVGLGEPIFDRLDAEIAKALMSIGAVKGVEIGDGFACIEQKGSEHRDEMDATGFLSNHAGGILGGISSGQTIKASVAFKPTSSITLPAKTITTMNEEVEIITTGRHDPCVGIRGVPIVEAMLALVLIDYMLIRQAYS, encoded by the coding sequence ATGCCTGGTAATTCATTCGGAAATTTATTTAAGCTAACCTCCTGTGGCGAGAGTCATGGGCCTGCCTATATGGCAATTATCGATGGTTGTCCAGTAGGTATGCCACTGTGTGAACAAGATATTCAACCAGAGCTCGATCGACGTCGTCCCGGGCAATCGCAGTATACTTCACAGCGCCGAGAAAAAGATCAAGTTAAAATTATCTCGGGTGTTTTTGAGGGCGTGACCACGGGAACGCCAATTGGATTATTCATTGAAAATACTGATCAACGTGTGAGTGATTATGAAGATATTAAAGATAAATTTCGCCCGGGGCATGCGGATTATACTTACTTTAAGAAATATGGAATAAGAGATTATCGTGGTGGTGGACGTGCTTCTGCACGTGAAACTGTTTTACGTGTTGCAGCGGGTGCGATTGCTAAAAAATATTTACGTGAGACATGTGGTATAGAAATTAAAGCGGTTTTATCGCAAGTGGGTTCTTTGCATGTTACAGAACATAATACAAATGAATTAGAAAAATTAATTACCCAATTACGCCGTGATGGCGATTCTATCGGCGCACGTGTTGATGTTGTAGCGACAAATGTTCCAGTAGGATTAGGTGAGCCGATATTCGATCGCTTAGATGCAGAGATCGCGAAAGCATTGATGAGTATTGGCGCGGTAAAGGGCGTAGAAATTGGTGATGGCTTTGCCTGCATCGAACAAAAAGGCAGTGAACATCGTGATGAAATGGATGCCACAGGATTTCTTTCCAATCACGCAGGTGGAATTTTAGGTGGCATTAGCTCCGGTCAGACGATTAAAGCGTCGGTTGCTTTTAAACCCACTTCTAGCATTACTTTGCCTGCTAAAACGATTACAACTATGAACGAAGAAGTTGAAATTATTACAACTGGGCGGCACGATCCTTGCGTTGGCATACGTGGAGTGCCGATTGTTGAGGCTATGCTGGCGTTGGTGTTGATAGATTATATGCTTATTCGACAGGCTTATTCATAA
- the prmB gene encoding 50S ribosomal protein L3 N(5)-glutamine methyltransferase, whose translation MLLHNPLQAIEYANQLFAQSDIFYGHGTDNARDEAYALVIDALNLSHDMSDEVLQNITLEYPEQLLALIHQRVNQHIPVPYLTHKAWFCGLPFYVDERVLIPRSPLAETICNYFEPWINSETVVDVLDLCTGSGCIAIACAYAFENANIDAVDLSQDALDVAEINVKQHELSNRVHLLQGDLFNPVTGKRYDIIVSNPPYVSQEEMQSLPNEFEHEPTMALVSGALGLDIVDQILKQAECHLNDDGILIVEVGNTWQIMEEHYPHLPFIWLEFEMGGEGVFMLSKKDLLHAW comes from the coding sequence ATGCTTCTTCATAATCCATTACAAGCGATTGAATATGCGAACCAATTGTTCGCACAGTCGGATATTTTTTACGGCCATGGTACGGACAATGCGCGCGATGAAGCTTATGCATTAGTTATAGACGCGCTTAATTTGTCGCATGATATGAGTGATGAAGTTTTGCAAAATATAACACTTGAGTATCCAGAACAATTGCTTGCTCTTATCCATCAGCGAGTCAATCAACACATTCCTGTGCCGTATTTAACGCATAAAGCCTGGTTTTGTGGATTGCCATTTTATGTTGACGAGCGAGTGCTGATTCCACGCTCGCCTTTAGCGGAAACAATTTGTAATTATTTTGAACCGTGGATTAATTCAGAAACCGTTGTTGATGTTTTAGATCTGTGTACCGGTAGCGGTTGTATTGCCATTGCTTGTGCTTATGCATTTGAAAACGCAAACATTGATGCTGTGGATTTATCTCAAGATGCATTGGATGTCGCAGAAATTAATGTGAAGCAACATGAGTTATCGAATCGCGTTCATCTTTTACAGGGAGATTTATTTAATCCTGTCACTGGCAAACGCTACGATATTATTGTCAGCAATCCCCCTTATGTCAGCCAAGAAGAAATGCAATCCTTGCCCAATGAGTTTGAGCATGAGCCTACGATGGCTTTGGTTTCAGGGGCGCTAGGTTTAGATATTGTTGATCAAATTTTGAAACAAGCTGAGTGCCATTTGAATGATGATGGAATTTTAATTGTTGAAGTAGGCAATACTTGGCAAATCATGGAAGAGCATTATCCTCATCTGCCTTTTATTTGGTTGGAGTTTGAAATGGGCGGAGAGGGGGTTTTTATGTTAAGTAAAAAGGATCTGCTTCATGCCTGGTAA
- a CDS encoding Smr/MutS family protein: MRDVVPIKKKSSFVTLKKPAPSHHRSEFVRDLERDTPPTLSPSEYCSKILPDTYLFAADSSLGNKILRKFKQGQYNPEATLDLHGFTVNQAALTLDRFIQQSIHQGYRVLLVIHGKGAQAILKTQVNYWLTDHPRVLAFCSAKPKHGGVGAVYLLLKRQTSAGDHFEK; encoded by the coding sequence ATGCGTGATGTTGTTCCTATCAAGAAAAAGTCCTCTTTTGTGACACTAAAAAAACCAGCACCATCACATCATCGATCAGAATTTGTTCGAGATCTTGAAAGAGATACACCACCTACTCTATCTCCCTCAGAGTATTGCTCAAAAATATTACCCGACACCTATTTATTTGCTGCAGACTCAAGTTTAGGCAATAAAATCCTTCGCAAATTCAAGCAAGGGCAATATAATCCCGAGGCAACATTAGACCTGCATGGTTTTACGGTAAATCAAGCGGCACTGACACTAGATAGATTTATACAACAAAGTATTCACCAAGGTTATCGCGTGCTTTTGGTGATTCATGGTAAAGGCGCGCAAGCAATTTTAAAAACTCAGGTAAATTATTGGCTAACAGACCATCCGCGTGTGCTCGCGTTTTGTTCCGCTAAACCTAAACATGGGGGAGTAGGTGCAGTTTACCTCCTATTAAAAAGACAAACATCAGCAGGAGATCACTTTGAAAAATAA
- the udk gene encoding uridine kinase: MKNNKTIVIGISGASGSGKSLLANNIVNELGTDQVAVISEDSYYKDQSHLPFEERTKINYDHPNSIDHLLLSEHLAKLQNWESVDIPLYDHSQHIRKTETKRVGDHRIIVLEGILLFVDPELRNKMNIKIYMDTPSDICLIRRLRRDIVERARTFDSVIEQYESTVRPMYLRFIEPSRLHADLIVPRGGENRIAIDMIKAKMRELLGNDA; the protein is encoded by the coding sequence TTGAAAAATAATAAAACAATTGTTATTGGCATATCTGGGGCTTCAGGCTCAGGAAAAAGTCTCTTGGCGAATAATATTGTAAACGAGCTAGGGACAGACCAAGTTGCTGTAATCTCCGAAGATTCTTACTATAAAGATCAGAGCCACCTTCCCTTCGAAGAACGCACTAAAATTAACTACGACCACCCTAATTCAATTGATCATTTATTGCTCAGTGAACATTTGGCAAAGCTGCAAAACTGGGAAAGCGTAGATATCCCTCTTTATGATCACTCACAGCATATTCGTAAAACAGAAACAAAAAGAGTCGGCGATCACCGCATTATTGTTTTAGAAGGAATTTTGCTATTTGTAGACCCTGAACTCAGAAATAAAATGAATATCAAAATCTACATGGATACCCCATCGGATATTTGTCTCATTCGCCGTCTACGACGCGATATTGTTGAACGCGCTAGAACATTTGATTCAGTTATTGAACAATATGAATCGACCGTCCGCCCTATGTATTTGCGCTTTATTGAACCATCTCGCTTACATGCTGACCTCATCGTTCCTCGTGGCGGTGAAAACCGTATCGCGATTGATATGATTAAAGCAAAAATGCGTGAATTGCTAGGAAATGACGCTTGA
- the gloA gene encoding lactoylglutathione lyase, whose translation MRIAHTMIRVGNLEKSIQFYTDVLGMQIIKRKDYPEGRFTLVFVGYGPEPTTALIELTYNWDTSHYDIGNGFGHIALHVSDIYGLCQLVTHKGGKVTRAPGAMKHGTTVIAFIEDPDGYKIELIERGA comes from the coding sequence ATGAGAATTGCACATACGATGATAAGAGTTGGTAACTTAGAAAAGTCTATTCAATTTTATACTGATGTTTTAGGTATGCAAATAATCAAAAGAAAAGATTATCCAGAAGGAAGATTTACCTTGGTTTTTGTAGGATACGGTCCCGAGCCAACAACAGCACTGATTGAGTTAACTTATAATTGGGACACATCGCATTATGATATTGGCAATGGATTTGGTCATATTGCACTGCATGTCTCTGATATTTATGGTTTATGTCAGTTGGTTACCCATAAAGGCGGTAAAGTTACGCGTGCGCCGGGAGCAATGAAGCACGGCACTACAGTTATTGCATTTATTGAAGATCCGGATGGGTATAAAATCGAGTTGATTGAGAGGGGCGCCTAA
- a CDS encoding glycosyltransferase, with protein sequence MHNKFRVNINQQEFLHSLGKSQYNVRHVALLNTYLIGVKMKQHRILLLDGISRWPMGIEFYQALKGVFSETYYLSQKNFDRKYLYNIRRMFSKMRGDKPKEYVHPKLIFSQLKEKITKIQPTIVVVLGYSHNLVHSEDLKALKKKLGFQLVLWETDSANYAHTMRGFREYIQHEFMRYDKIFSFSSTMARYMQRLNFMPIEYLHYGAVAYDHGRAIVPEKNIDVCFVGNPCLRRLLLLSGIENEKLCIIAEKWKRLEKFVPDKIKNACIYKDLLNEELYEILFRSKVVVNITKADFYGIDSGVNLRVFEALALKCFLLTDDYPEVRHLFEPGKEIETYSSHEEFIDKASFYSKNDDARNKIAAAGYEKFINNYTWGHQAKKMLDLLGVAY encoded by the coding sequence ATGCATAACAAATTCCGTGTCAATATTAATCAGCAAGAGTTTCTTCACTCCTTAGGTAAAAGTCAATATAATGTGCGCCATGTGGCATTATTGAACACATACTTAATTGGAGTAAAAATGAAACAGCATCGAATTCTTCTGCTTGACGGTATTTCGCGATGGCCAATGGGTATCGAGTTTTACCAAGCTCTCAAAGGAGTGTTTAGCGAAACATATTATTTAAGTCAAAAAAATTTTGACCGAAAATATTTGTATAATATTAGAAGGATGTTTTCTAAAATGCGCGGAGATAAGCCTAAAGAATATGTTCATCCTAAGCTTATTTTTTCTCAGTTAAAAGAAAAAATAACTAAAATTCAACCCACTATTGTAGTTGTTCTTGGTTATAGTCATAACTTGGTTCATTCTGAAGATTTAAAGGCGCTAAAGAAGAAATTGGGTTTTCAATTAGTGCTTTGGGAAACTGATTCTGCCAACTATGCTCATACTATGCGAGGATTTAGAGAGTATATTCAACATGAATTTATGCGTTATGACAAAATCTTTTCTTTTTCATCCACTATGGCACGATATATGCAGCGACTCAATTTTATGCCTATTGAATATCTGCATTATGGCGCTGTTGCTTATGATCATGGTCGTGCGATTGTCCCGGAAAAAAATATTGATGTATGCTTTGTGGGCAATCCATGTTTGCGCCGATTATTACTATTGTCAGGGATAGAAAACGAAAAGCTCTGTATCATTGCAGAGAAATGGAAAAGACTTGAAAAGTTTGTCCCTGATAAGATAAAAAATGCTTGTATTTACAAGGATCTTTTAAATGAAGAGCTTTACGAAATATTATTTCGTTCTAAAGTTGTTGTTAATATCACTAAAGCTGATTTTTATGGCATTGATTCTGGGGTTAATTTGCGTGTTTTTGAAGCCTTGGCATTAAAATGTTTTTTATTAACTGACGACTATCCAGAAGTGCGCCATTTGTTTGAGCCAGGAAAAGAAATCGAAACCTATTCTAGCCATGAAGAATTTATCGATAAAGCATCTTTTTATAGTAAAAATGACGATGCTAGAAATAAAATTGCTGCAGCGGGGTATGAAAAATTTATTAATAATTATACTTGGGGCCATCAAGCAAAGAAAATGCTTGACTTACTAGGGGTGGCATATTGA
- the acs gene encoding acetate--CoA ligase: MHRYPANLYHRKTAPFDKTEFDALYAQSIQNPAGFWAEQSKKLAWFQPWEQVFEGSFEKGDISWFRGGKLNACYNCVDRHVEKHGDETALLWEGNTPGESSSLSYSDLYLAVCQLANALKSRGVTKGDSVCIYMPMIMEAAIAMLACARIGAVHSVVFGGFSADALANRITDADCKCIITADETERGIKTIPLKKNVDEALKHCRNVHTVIVVNQYQKSTETWNDDRDHDYHTLVSQQSTCCPCEEMDAEDPLFILYTSGSTGKPKGILHTTAGYLLYSMVSFQTVFDYQPGEVYWCTADIGWITGHSYVVYGPLANRATSVIFAGVPNYPDMSRYWQIVDKYQVNIFYTAPTALRTLMAAGDEPVKSTWRTSLRCLGSVGEPINPEVWEWYFHVIGNGHCPIMDTWWQTETGGFLITPIAGITNLKPGSATLPFFGIQPTLVEGELYIEASWPGQMRSIYNDHQRFITTYLSQVKNKYCTGDGAHQDDDGYYWLTGRVDDVIKVSGHRVGSAEVESALVDDHRVAEAAVVSIPHAIKGESIYAFVILKQNQIPTDALKSALKDQIKKEIGAFAVPEHIQFANDLPKTRSGKIMRRLLRKIANGDDDLGDISTLADPDIIHTLIQNKL, encoded by the coding sequence ATGCATCGATACCCCGCTAATCTTTACCATAGAAAAACAGCCCCTTTTGACAAAACCGAGTTTGATGCGCTTTATGCGCAATCTATTCAAAATCCTGCTGGTTTTTGGGCAGAGCAATCCAAGAAATTAGCTTGGTTTCAACCCTGGGAACAGGTTTTTGAAGGATCTTTTGAAAAAGGAGATATTTCATGGTTTCGTGGCGGAAAATTAAATGCTTGCTATAACTGCGTTGATAGACACGTAGAAAAACATGGCGATGAAACAGCATTATTGTGGGAAGGTAACACACCAGGAGAATCCTCTAGTCTAAGCTACAGCGACTTGTATCTTGCAGTTTGTCAGCTAGCTAACGCCTTAAAATCTCGCGGGGTTACCAAAGGCGATAGCGTGTGTATTTACATGCCTATGATTATGGAAGCTGCTATTGCTATGCTTGCTTGCGCACGCATTGGAGCGGTTCACTCAGTGGTATTTGGTGGATTTTCCGCTGACGCTTTAGCAAACCGAATTACTGATGCTGACTGCAAATGCATTATTACAGCAGATGAAACAGAACGAGGCATAAAAACAATACCTTTAAAAAAGAATGTTGATGAAGCATTAAAGCACTGCCGCAATGTTCATACGGTTATTGTCGTCAACCAATATCAAAAAAGCACAGAAACTTGGAATGATGATCGTGACCATGACTACCACACCCTAGTTTCGCAGCAATCCACTTGTTGCCCCTGTGAAGAAATGGATGCTGAAGATCCATTGTTTATTTTATACACTTCAGGATCTACAGGAAAACCAAAAGGAATTTTGCATACCACCGCCGGATATTTGTTGTATTCAATGGTAAGCTTTCAAACCGTATTCGATTATCAACCTGGCGAAGTTTACTGGTGTACAGCAGATATAGGCTGGATCACAGGACATTCCTATGTGGTTTATGGTCCGCTCGCCAATCGAGCCACTAGCGTTATTTTTGCTGGCGTTCCTAATTATCCCGACATGTCGCGTTATTGGCAAATTGTCGATAAATATCAAGTTAATATTTTTTACACAGCTCCTACCGCATTACGCACCCTAATGGCAGCAGGTGATGAACCTGTAAAATCGACTTGGCGCACAAGCTTGCGATGCCTAGGCTCTGTTGGAGAACCCATTAATCCAGAAGTATGGGAATGGTATTTTCACGTAATTGGCAATGGGCACTGCCCCATTATGGATACTTGGTGGCAGACAGAAACCGGTGGATTTTTAATTACCCCCATAGCAGGGATTACCAACCTAAAACCAGGCTCTGCGACGCTGCCTTTTTTTGGAATTCAACCCACTCTAGTTGAGGGTGAGCTTTATATTGAAGCTTCTTGGCCAGGACAAATGCGCAGTATTTATAACGATCATCAACGTTTTATTACCACATATTTATCACAAGTAAAAAATAAATATTGCACAGGAGATGGCGCGCATCAAGACGACGATGGGTACTATTGGCTTACAGGCCGAGTCGACGATGTCATCAAAGTTTCTGGACATCGCGTGGGATCAGCAGAAGTAGAAAGTGCGCTAGTCGATGATCATCGTGTTGCTGAAGCAGCCGTGGTTTCTATTCCACACGCAATTAAAGGTGAAAGCATTTATGCGTTTGTGATATTAAAACAAAATCAAATTCCTACTGATGCTTTAAAAAGCGCACTTAAAGATCAAATAAAAAAAGAAATCGGAGCATTCGCAGTGCCGGAGCATATTCAATTTGCTAACGATTTACCAAAAACGCGCTCAGGAAAAATCATGCGCAGATTACTCCGAAAAATCGCTAATGGAGATGATGATTTGGGAGATATTTCTACACTAGCAGATCCAGATATTATCCATACACTAATACAGAATAAATTATGA
- the gloB gene encoding hydroxyacylglutathione hydrolase, which produces MIQIEPIEAFNDNYIWAMIDADKKTTWVVDPGDANPVLEFCIHHNYQLVGILVTHHHYDHCGGVKLLREKFNIPVYGPKHDSIHATHTVQDAEIIFLPECNLHFKILFIPGHTLEHVAFYCEEENLLFCGDTLFSAGCGRIFEGTPQQMYDSLTKLANLPDNTKIYCGHEYTLPNLKFAKLVEPDNSDIDDYLTQTTHYRTEGQPSLPSILGLEKKVNPFLRAAIPAVIESAEHRIGKPIYNTVEVFATIREWKNNT; this is translated from the coding sequence ATGATTCAGATAGAGCCGATCGAGGCATTTAATGACAATTATATTTGGGCAATGATTGATGCAGACAAAAAAACCACTTGGGTCGTCGATCCAGGCGATGCTAATCCTGTGCTTGAGTTTTGCATTCATCATAATTACCAACTGGTCGGAATTCTCGTTACCCATCATCATTATGACCATTGTGGTGGCGTGAAATTATTACGAGAAAAGTTCAATATTCCTGTTTATGGGCCAAAACATGATTCTATACATGCCACGCATACTGTGCAGGATGCAGAAATAATTTTTCTGCCAGAATGCAATCTTCATTTTAAAATATTGTTTATTCCTGGGCACACTTTAGAACATGTTGCATTTTATTGCGAAGAAGAAAATTTACTTTTTTGTGGCGACACTTTGTTTTCTGCAGGTTGCGGCAGAATCTTTGAGGGAACACCTCAACAAATGTATGACTCACTAACGAAATTAGCCAACTTGCCAGATAATACAAAAATTTATTGCGGACACGAATATACTCTTCCCAATTTGAAGTTTGCCAAATTAGTTGAGCCAGATAATTCAGATATTGATGATTATCTTACACAAACCACTCATTATCGTACTGAAGGACAACCAAGCTTACCTTCAATACTGGGGCTAGAAAAAAAGGTCAATCCATTTTTGCGTGCTGCTATTCCAGCAGTTATTGAATCCGCAGAACACAGGATAGGAAAGCCAATTTATAATACAGTTGAAGTTTTTGCCACTATTCGTGAATGGAAAAATAATACTTAG
- the mutM gene encoding bifunctional DNA-formamidopyrimidine glycosylase/DNA-(apurinic or apyrimidinic site) lyase — protein MPELPEVETVLRGLKPVLIQKKVSDVIVRCNKLRWPITANLKSILMRQQVLALARRGKYLLIHLTKGTLIIHLGMSGRLCVLTNALPLKPHDHVDVVFSDQLLLRYNDPRRFGAILWTDDDPYQHVLLKKLGPEPFDSAFTAKYLFEKTTSRRVAIKALIMNHHIVVGVGNIYAAEVLFLAGIHPATLANQISLEQCQLLVKFIKQVLKKAIEQGGTTLKDFVNSEGKPGYFSQKLKVYGREGQSCVRCQTPLQSMILGQRASAFCPVCQKSPKIP, from the coding sequence ATGCCTGAACTCCCTGAAGTTGAAACGGTACTGCGTGGTTTAAAGCCAGTACTTATACAAAAAAAAGTAAGCGATGTGATTGTTCGCTGCAATAAATTGCGCTGGCCCATTACGGCGAATTTAAAATCAATATTAATGCGCCAACAAGTTCTAGCGCTTGCAAGACGAGGCAAGTATTTGTTGATTCATTTAACCAAGGGTACGCTCATCATTCATTTAGGTATGTCGGGTCGCTTGTGTGTTTTGACAAATGCTTTACCGCTTAAGCCTCATGACCATGTGGATGTTGTTTTCTCTGATCAGTTGCTATTACGTTATAACGATCCAAGGCGTTTTGGAGCAATTCTGTGGACAGATGACGATCCTTATCAGCATGTGTTGCTTAAAAAACTCGGCCCTGAGCCATTTGACTCTGCTTTTACGGCAAAATATTTATTTGAAAAAACTACTTCAAGACGCGTCGCTATTAAAGCGTTAATAATGAATCACCATATTGTAGTAGGCGTTGGTAATATTTATGCTGCGGAAGTTTTATTTCTTGCCGGCATTCATCCAGCAACGTTAGCGAATCAAATATCATTAGAGCAATGTCAATTGCTGGTAAAATTTATCAAGCAAGTATTAAAAAAAGCGATTGAACAAGGTGGAACGACCTTAAAAGATTTTGTAAATAGCGAGGGAAAGCCCGGTTATTTTTCACAAAAGTTGAAAGTCTACGGACGAGAAGGGCAGTCTTGTGTTCGTTGTCAAACACCTTTGCAGTCAATGATCTTGGGGCAAAGAGCTAGTGCCTTTTGTCCCGTCTGTCAAAAATCTCCTAAAATACCCTAA